In one Lolium rigidum isolate FL_2022 chromosome 3, APGP_CSIRO_Lrig_0.1, whole genome shotgun sequence genomic region, the following are encoded:
- the LOC124700726 gene encoding uncharacterized protein LOC124700726, translated as MSRTSPWPPPNYQEGDYRDDKKRRLPKGHTGELSSRLLLLDEDLEDMLASLTVDDIFDEGKSGDCRKDRKRKSNQDNAGDLVNRASDDLLENMFSSLLIKDSALASSASIRSGKHASVLVLDENILSVGNSDCTTSTDCSAPESRSLSSEEFIERVNNLLLCHEGTGVEVFEVRFDLNSTHAAHLDKWVQFASESGAQSVVLNLRKKGISCSEDIVISSRYNFPLHCFDGEQRSSIRKLRLVNCIFRPPLHCNGFSSLVRLFLKHVTVTDSDIQNICSCCTILRLLRLGNCNDLVNLRISHEILLYLDIFRCKKLVSIEMHATSLAFFEYDGHEVSINYASTPNMRQIVTKLGDINCSLPKDLNAMKLIKKVTLTFLSPSKEPRCILYLKKFSVLQFVNLFILPSWNNALAVTYLLKATPSLKRLRLEACSKQHHHLDNFGVSWPEGISLDKLRTVTVGGFTAQAPLIGLLAFLMRVATRLKYVQIDTHHHICKGMGKWVREDVGDKAARDHARNAAMATIALKVPPSAKLVIK; from the exons ATGAGCCGCACatcgccgtggccgccgccgaACTACCAAGAAG GAGATTACCGCGATGATAAGAAGAGAAGATTACCCAAAGGACACACTGGAGAATTAAGTAGCAGGTTATTATTACTGGATGAAGATCTGGAAGACATGCTCGCATCATTAACAGTCGATGACATCTTTGATGAAGGAAAATCAG GTGATTGTCGCAAGGATAGGAAGAGGAAATCAAACCAAGATAACGCTGGAGATTTAGTTAACAGAGCATCGGATGATCTTTTGGAAAACATGTTCTCGTCGCTCCTGATCAAAGATTCTGCACTGGCTAGTTCTGCTTCCATAAGATCGGGGAAACATGCCTCTGTTCTTGTACTTGATGAAAATATTCtttctgtaggcaactcagattGCACCACTTCCACTGATTGCAGTGCTCCAGAATCTAGGAGTCTGTCATCGGAGGAATTCATTGAAAGAGTAAACAACCTGTTGCTTTGCCATGAGGGAACAGGTGTTGAAGTGTTTGAGGTTCGTTTTGATCTGAACTCCACTCATGCTGCCCACCTTGACAAATGGGTCCAGTTTGCGTCAGAGTCAGGTGCACAATCTGTGGTACTTAACTTGCGTAAAAAAGGGATATCTTGTTCGGAAGATATAGTGATTTCAAGTCGTTATAACTTTCCCTTGCATTGTTTTGATGGTGAACAACGATCCTCAATACGGAAGCTACGCCTGGTAAATTGCATATTCAGGCCACCGCTGCATTGCAATGGATTTTCCTCTCTTGTTCGCCTTTTTCTAAAGCATGTCACGGTAACTGATTCTGATATCCAGAACATTTGCTCTTGCTGCACCATTCTCCGTCTTTTGAGGTTGGGAAACTGCAATGATTTGGTTAATTTAAGGATTTCCCATGAAATACTGCTATATTTGGATATATTTCGTTGCAAGAAGTTGGTGAGTATTGAAATGCATGCCACCAGCCTAGCCTTTTTTGAGTATGATGGACATGAGGTATCCATCAATTATGCGAGTACTCCCAATATGAGGCAaatagtaactaagcttggggacatAAATTGTTCTCTCCCGAAGGATTTAAATGCCATGAAACTGATCAAGAAAGTCACCTTGACATTTCTTTCACCATCTAAG GAGCCGAGATGTATACTGTACTTGAAGAAATTCAGTGTTTTACAGTTCGTCAACTTGTTTATTTTGCCATCCTGGAATAATGCTCTTGCAGTCACTTATCTTCTTAAAGCAACTCCTTCTCTTAAAAGACTCCGTCTAGAA GCATGCAGCAAACAACACCATCATCTGGACAATTTCGGGGTTAGTTGGCCCGAGGGTATCTCTCTGGACAAGCTCCGTACCGTTACTGTAGGTGGTTTCACTGCCCAAGCCCCGCTGATTGGGCTCTTGGCATTCCTGATGCGCGTGGCCACTCGCTTGAAGTATGTACAGATCGACACACATCACCATATTTGTAAAGGAATGGGTAAATGGGTCAGAGAGGATGTTGGCGACAAGGCAGCGAGGGATCACGCACGGAATGCTGCAATGGCGACCATCGCCCTTAAAGTTCCACCGTCTGCGAAGCTCGTTATCAAATGA